A genomic window from Nicotiana sylvestris chromosome 11, ASM39365v2, whole genome shotgun sequence includes:
- the LOC138881224 gene encoding F-box protein At3g07870-like, giving the protein MAFEVDGGGDEQDPIMVLEAVMADMVQGASTHSLAYLPLVGEEVQVSTVMALQCFTWTTELLGSLFNIICKDEEDFAETFGRLPDCLIIDILSRLPVDCLVRFRRDCRDLRALISSHDFTTVHLSRARPMLLIHDYYESTKNGQQLYVFGAEHLNGKNVFRKLHLRPELTINNKRWEQPPTLQCSCQGVILFADPMYPTYYALNPITQEEVTIKHTPEPGKSCALYFCPLTRQFKLLYVQAQGSLCQYFVYMLKTQTWRKIQSSSTFNFLPYRNSHAVVNGALHWIMYTDFEKEGIPPCANGIMVFRMDKEELSAMPHPGSLCTSKKVHTTMTLIVKENCLSFCHLLVSEHAVDIWILEDYEMRAWNKRYKVTLFDKKIFFLLFCLIFSPGRYL; this is encoded by the exons ATGGCATTTGAAGTAGATGGGGGTGGAGATGAACAGGATCCAATTATGGTGTTGGAAGCTGTAATGGCTGATATGGTGCAAG GGGCTTCAACACATAGCCTTGCATATCTTCCTCTTGTGGGGGAAGAAGTGCAAGTATCAACA GTCATGGCACTTCAATGCTTCACTTGGACTACAGAACTCTTGGGTTCATTATTCAATATTATATGTAAAGATGAAGAAGATTTTGCAGAAACTTTCGGACGCTTACCAGATTGTCTTATCATTGATATCCTGAGTAGACTTCCAGTAGATTGCCTTGTTAGATTTCGAAGGGATTGTAGGGATTTGAGAGCTTTGATCTCATCACACGATTTTACCACCGTACATCTCAGTAGAGCTAGACCCATGCTGCTCATACATGATTATTACGAGAGTACCAAGAACGGGCAGCAACTATATGTGTTTGGTGCTGAACATCTTAATGGGAAGAATGTGTTCAGGAAACTTCATCTCAGACCTGAGCTTACGATTAATAATAAGCGCTGGGAACAACCCCCAACTCTTCAATGCTCTTGTCAAGGAGTTATTCTGTTTGCTGATCCCATGTACCCTACTTATTATGCTTTGAACCCGATAACACAAGAGGAAGTAACCATAAAACATACACCAGAACCCGGAAAATCGTGTGCTCTTTATTTTTGTCCATTAACAAGACAATTCAAACTTCTTTATGTACAAGCACAAGGGAGTTTGTGTCAGTATTTTGTATACATGTTGAAGACACAGACGTGGAGGAAAATCCAATCATCGTCCACTTTCAACTTTTTGCCATATCGTAACTCTCACGCAGTTGTTAATGGAGCATTGCATTGGATCATGTATACTGATTTTGAAAAAGAAGGAATtcctccttgtgcaaatggaatcATGGTATTTAGAATGGATAAGGAAGAACTCTCAGCTATGCCTCATCCTGGAAGTTTGTGTACCTCAAAGAAAGTGCATACAACTATGACTCTTATAGTGAAGGAAAACTGTTTGTCTTTCTGTCACTTGCTTGTCTCTGAGCATGCAGTGGATATATGGATCTTGGAAGACTATGAAATGAGGGCATGGAACAAAAGGTACAAGGTTACTCTCTTTGACAAGaaaatttttttccttttattttgccttatATTCTCCCCGGGTCGATATCTATAG